TCGTCAGTCAATTACTCAAGGACAAGCTGATGGAAGCCGTTGCCATTCCGCAACTGGAGACCTTCGAGGCCGGAATATTATTTGCCAAAACCGAAGGGATAATTCCTGCACCTGAATCCACTCATGCCATAGCACAAGCGATTCGGGAGGCGAAAATTGCCAAAGTCGAAGGGAAAACCAAAACTATCCTGTTCAATCTATCCGGACATGGTATGATTGATCTCTACGCCTACGAACAATACCTTGGGGGAAATCTCCAGAACTTCGAGCTTTCTGATCAAGAAATAGCTCAATCTCTCGATAAACTAGAGAAAATCATGTGAAGAGCATAGCTATCTGATTTTTTGCTACATTTGCAAAAAATCAGATAGTATGTTTTATACAGAACTCACTTTCCATATCTCCCCTTACGTGGAGGACATTGCAGATGCGATTATTGCCGAACTCGGCGACCTCGGATACGACAGTTTTTCATACTCGGATGACGGTTTCAAAGCTTACATACCAAGCAAAAACTTCAACGAGGAACAAGTAAAGTCATTAGAAATCCTTTCTTTCTTCCAGTCTCTATACACGATCACCTGGGAAAAAGCAGAAATCGAGAACCAAGATTGGAATAAAATTTGGGAAGAAAACTTCACACCTATCCTCGTGCAAGACCGGATTCTGGTAAGAGCCGGATTCCATCCCACGATTGAAAACATCGAACACGAAATCATCATTGACCCGAAAATGAGTTTTGGCACGGGCCATCATGCCACAACAGCCCTCATGCTCGAAACGATCTTAGACATGAAACCTGATTTCTCCGGCAAAAAAGTCCTTGACATGGGATGTGGCACTGGTATTCTATCTATCATGGCCGCACAAGCCGGAGCCCAATCGGTTACCGGCATCGACATTGACGAATGGGCTTACAACAACGCCATGGAAAACATTGCCACCAACAACATGAACAATATACGTGTTCTCATCGGGGATGCAACATTACTAAACGGGGTAGAACACTATGACATCATCTTGGCCAATATCAACCGGAATATATTATTGAATGATATGCCCGCGTACGTGAAGGTACTCAATGACAACGGTTACCTCATCATGAGCGGATTTTACACCGAAGATCTTCCCGTTATTTGCGAGAAAGCCGAACTATTGCAACTAACCTATCAATCCAACAAAGTAAAAGACAACTGGACTGCCACGGTTTTCCACAAAAATGACTTTTCGCGGAAAGTTACAGGTTAGCAGGTTACAGGTTGCAGGTTGTTAAAAAAGAACCTGTAACCATCCAACCTGTAACTTGTAACGTGGCGTAGCCACATATTTGTTAATATTTTAACAAAGGCTTGCTTTTTCAATTTCAATATGCAATATTTGCATCGTGAAAAACACAAAAGAAGAATGAGAACAAGATATACTAATAACTATAAACAGATGATGTGCATGCAAAGGCTTTTTGCAGGCTAACGCACTGTTGTCAAAAAACTGTCGAAAAAAGCCTGTGTGAATACACGGGCTTTTTTCATGTAAAGAAATAAATGATTTAAAAACAATAAACTTATGAACGTATTAAAATTTGGAGGAACCTCGGTTGGCTCCGCACAACGAATTCAAGAAGTGGCAAAATTAATCTCGGATGACCAACCCAAAATTGTCGTTCTTTCGGCCATGTCCGGAACGACCAACACGTTAGTAGACATAACTAACTATCTGTACCGCAATGATAGGCAGGAAGCTTTGACGACAATCCAAAATCTCGAACTGGATTACTTGATGACCATCAGCGACCTTTACAGTACCGAAGAATTCAAGCACCGGGGACAAGAATTTGTACAAACCATCTTCACCTATCTCCGTTCATTCATCAACAAGGACTTTTACCCGTTACAGGAAAAAGCCGTTGTTGCACAAGGAGAAATCATTTCCACCACACTAATGCATTATTACTTACAAGAACAAGGTATACCTTCCACGCTCCTGTCCGCCTTGGATTTCATGCGTATCGACAAAGACTGTGAACCGGACTATTTTTATATCGAGCAAAACTTAAAACGACTATTATCCAACCCAGCCACGGAACGTATTATCATCACCCAAGGATTCATCTGCCGAAACGC
The window above is part of the Butyricimonas paravirosa genome. Proteins encoded here:
- the prmA gene encoding 50S ribosomal protein L11 methyltransferase, whose translation is MFYTELTFHISPYVEDIADAIIAELGDLGYDSFSYSDDGFKAYIPSKNFNEEQVKSLEILSFFQSLYTITWEKAEIENQDWNKIWEENFTPILVQDRILVRAGFHPTIENIEHEIIIDPKMSFGTGHHATTALMLETILDMKPDFSGKKVLDMGCGTGILSIMAAQAGAQSVTGIDIDEWAYNNAMENIATNNMNNIRVLIGDATLLNGVEHYDIILANINRNILLNDMPAYVKVLNDNGYLIMSGFYTEDLPVICEKAELLQLTYQSNKVKDNWTATVFHKNDFSRKVTG